The genomic DNA CGCCACGATGATGACGAGCACCGCGTTGGCCAGTCCCACCGCGCTCGTCACGTCCACCACCCCGAGGGCCTGCAACCCCCCCATGAGCACCACCAGCGCCGCGCCCATCGCCAGCGCCACGCCCCGCGAGCCCGTGTGGGCGGGGGTGGAGTCCTCCGCCGCGGGCCGCGAGGGCAGCCCCACGGTGCCCAGGTGTTTCGCGCCCACCACGTATTGGATGAGCCCGAGCACCATGCCGACGCCCGCGAGGCCGAAGCCCGCGTGCCAGCTCACGTTCTCGCCAAGGTAGCCCAGCACGAGGGGCGCCACGGACACGCCGATGTTGATGCCCATGTAGAAGATGGAGAAGCCCGCGTCGCGCCGTGCGTCGTCCGGGGCATAGAGCCCACCCACCATGGCGCTGATGTTGGGTTTGAGCAGCCCCGTGCCCGTCACGATGAGCACCAGGCCCAGGTAGAAGAAGGACACCCCGGGCAGCGCCATGCTGAAGTGCCCCAGGGCGATGATGATGCCGCCCACGAGCACCGCGCGCCGCTGGCCGATGAACCGGTCCGCCAGCCAGCCGCCCGGGAGCGCCGTGAGGTACACCGCCGACGTGTAGAGCCCGTAGATGGCACTCGCCTTGTTCGTGTCGAAGCCCAGGCCGCCCTGCGCCGCCGTCGCCGTCATGAAGAGGATGAGCAGCGCCTTCATGCCGTAGAAGCTGAAGCGCTCCCACATCTCCGTGAAGAAGAGCGTGGAGAGGCCTCGCGGATGGCCGAAGAAGCCACGAGGCTCGGCTGGAAGGACGGCGCCGTCTTCCGCGCGGATGGGTGGCGAGGACGGCGGGGAGGCGGGAGTCTGCATCGTCACCGGATTCCAGAGGGAGGGGGGGCCGCAGTCTATCCGTGAACCGCTCGCACTCCGGGGCGGGGTTGGATTTTTCCAGGGCGGATGGAGACGGCGATGCTTCACGCGGACCGCACGTGATGTCCGGATGACCCGCGGTTCACGTTACACTCAGTGCCGTTCCCGCGCCGGTCCGCCAGTCGCGTGGGCGCGTTTCTTCCGAGTCCACGAGGAAAGGTGATGCCTGTCCCTCAGAGCGTGATCACGGATTACGGCTTCCGCGTGCATGCGCCCGGTTACATCACCCCCGCGGATGCGCGTGCCTGGTTCGAGGACCTGAGGGGCCGGGTGCTCGCCCTGGACGGGCGGCCCTTCGGATTGCTGATGGACTCGCGCACGCAACGGTCCAACCCTCCCGATACGCAGGAGTTCATCCGGACGGCGATGGCGTGGTTGCGCGAACAGGGCCTCGAGCGTTCGGCGGTGGTGTTGGACAGCACGGTGGCGCTGATCCCCCTGCTCCGGGCGGCCAAGTCCACGGGCGTCTATGCGTATGAGCGCTATCTGGACGCGGAGAAGGACACGCAGTGGGAGCAGAAGGCGGAGGATTGGATTGTTCGGGGCATCGACCCGGACCTGACCCAGCCCCCGGCGAAGCCGTCGCGATAGATGGGCGATGCTTACTGGCGCACGGCGAGAATCCGCCATCCGCGCACGTCGATGGCGTAGGTCGCGCTGACATCCAGGATGGGCGGACCCCCGAGGTCACAACGCTCGGGGTTGGGGATGACGCTGACGAACATCACTCCCTCGGGCCCAGGAGAGGTGAACACGTCATAGGACTCGCGCTGGTACAAACACTTCTGTGAGTCGTCCGCGTCCCGAGGGGGGTGGGTGTTCCAGGGGAGGAAGTCGTCCATGGCCAATTGAATGGCTCTGAGCGTGACGCCCTGGACCATCTGCCGTCCTTCCTCTGGCATGCCGAGAGGAAATTGTATGGTCGCGGCCTCCTCGGCGGGTGCATGTTCGGGGCGAGGGTACCTTTGGAAGAACGCGCAGGACGTCAAGACGAGACAGAGCAACGGCGGTAGGTAGTGCTTCATGGGGTACCCCGTGCGGCGAAGACGTTTGGCATCGTGTGTGGACATACCCAGCTCGCGTCAACCGTCTTCGGCGACAGCGGTGACGATTCCGTATTCCTTGTCCTCGGGCTTGACGAGTCCGACGAGCTTCCAGGCCTTGTCTCGCCGCTCGTAGACTTCGCCAGGCCGGTCGTTGCTCTCGGAGGGGACGTATTTCTGGATGAGGCACGTCGTATCGAACTGGATGCGGATGGACCAGATTTGTGTCCGTGCCATCCTGTCTTCGAAAGACATGGGGGATGGAGACCAGGGATGGCTGTGAAAATCACCGAGAACAGATGTTTTTCCCCGGTCGTCCTTGACGGTTCGAGGGGGAATGCACTGTTTGCGCTTCGCCGGGCCTACCAAGACGGTTTTGCCTAATGGAGAAGGAATGCTGGTGTAATAGTTTCCATCACCGAGCGAGTAGATGGCGCCGCAATATTCCTGTCCGTAGTCACGGAGACTCGCTCCATCCAGTTGCATGATCGCCGGACAAAGTCGGTCGATGATCTCATCCACATCCGTGGATGGTGCGATGGCCTTCCAAGGACCCCGTACCCAGACTTGGTTGCCGTTCTGGAATCCATGGTTCTCGGTGGCGCCGCTCACGACTGGACCACTGGCGCAGCCCAGTATGCCAGCGGCGCACATTCCCGACCATCCGAACCGAATGTGCATCGTGTTTCCTTCTGAGCACGTTGTACCCACAGTATAGCTTCGTCCACTCCGGGTGGGCAAGCATACGTCTCTTATCGAGGTGCCCGGGACGTGGGATGGCGTTATGAAGGCCGTGCATTCCTTCCTGGAGTTCCGCGTGTCCGAGAGCCCCGCAGACATCGATCGTATCGCTCCCACGCGCAGGCCGGATGAGCGACCCGTCATGTACCAGCGCTGGCGCCACCTGCTCTTCTTGCACTGGTCGCTGCCCGTGGAAGTCCTGGCGCCGTTGCTGCCCGACGGCCTGACGCTCGATACCTTCGAGGGCCGGGCCTGGGTGGGTCTGGTACCCTTCACGATGCGCGGCGTGCGGCCCCGAGGCTTGCCCGCCGTGGGTTTCCTGTCCAACTTCCACGAAACCAACGTGCGCACGTATGTGCATTTCCAGGGGAAGGATCCGGGTGTCTGGTTCTTCAGCCTGGAGGCCGCCAACGCCATCGCCGTGCGATTGGCTCGTGCCTGGTTCAAGTTGCCCTATCACTACGCGCGCATGTCCTTGGACATCGGTCCCGGAGGCGAGTCCTTCGCGTACCGCTCCGAGCGCCGCTGGCCCCCACCGGCGCCGGCCACCTGCTCCGTGCGCTGTACGCCCCGAGGGCCCGCCGCGCCCTCGATTCCGGGCTCGTTCCAGCACTTCCTCGTCGAGCGCTACTTCCTCTACTCCCACGCCCGTGGCGAGCTCTATCGTGGACAGGTCCACCACTCGCCCTACCAGGTGCGCCAGGCTGATGTGGAAGGTCTGGATGAAACGCTCCTGGCGGCTTCGGGTCTACCGCGTCCTCCCGAGGCGCCATTGGCCCATTTTTCCGAGGGCGTGGATGTCGAGGTGTTCCGACTGCGGCGCGTGGAGCGTGAGCCACGCTATCTGTTGCCATCGACAGTGCGGTAGCTCTCAGACCTCGACGAACCGTCCGCCCACGATTCCCGTTCGCTCCAGGGCTTCCTTGATCTCCCCACTGACGATGAGCGCCGTATGGTAGCCCCAGGGCCTGAACACGCGGGCATCACCGACCTTCGACTTGTCAATGCGCAGGCCGGAAATGACGTGGTATTCATCGACTCTGTCGGGCCGCCCATCCTCTGATGTCCAGCGCCGCACCTCGTCACACGCGGTGTCATCGATGCACCGTACCTCTCGCGCCGCGATCAGGAGATGGTACGGCTCGCTCTGCCCTTCGACCTCAACCTGAAAAAGTTGTGTGTCGTCAGGTGCCATCTCGCGGAATACGGACGCCACCCGTGCGCTGACGATAGGGGTAAGCCCCACTCCCGCCGAAGTGAAGTCCAGCGGTTTACCCTGGCGAGACAGCGGAACGAAGAGTCTCCCAGGAGGTTCAATCGGTTTTCCGCTGGTGAATACCCAGGGGTTATCTATGGGGTCGCCGCTCGTGGTGGTCGGCGTCTTGAAATACCAGCGTCCCGGTACGTAAACATCGATGGTCAGCTCAAAGAAGTGTCGTTCCATGGCGTCATGCATCGGGATTTCTCGTGATGAGTTTCCGCAGCTTGGTGCCCGCGGTGGTGAGGTCTCTCGCGATGTTTGTCAATTCCTCGACCAATACGGCCCGACACTGGGCCGCACCCCGACATCCTCGCATGGTCAGATCGATGCGTCTGAGCACTTCCTCGTGGTACTCTCGTGGGTGCGGTCCCTTGTGCCCCTTGATCCGCACCAGGTTCGCGGTGTCACCGAGGCTCATTCCAGCCTGCTCGAAATATGATTCGAAAACCGGCGTCCAGGGGCCGCCCGATGCGTCGGAGACGTCGTTCTTGTCGGTGCAGATGTGGTGGATGTGTCCTTCGGGGTCTCCCTGAATCCCGCTGCCGGGCCCCATGGCAACCGCCGCGACAGCGGTCGGTGCGAGCGTGATGTTCAGCACCGCGGCCGAGGGGAGGGCGATTGACCGCACCTCCCCGGCCAATGCCCCCGATAGTTGGAAACCACCTTCGGTTCGCGCTCTCAACGCCGCTTGGGCGAAGCCCGGCATCTTGGGCCCCTGCGCGGCCAGGGCGCTCTTCCCTCCGAGTGCGCTCAGCGCGACGATGACAAGGACACGCGCGCCGTTGTCTCCGAGCACCTTTCCGAAGCGATGTCCCGAGTCCTTCAACTCCGAGAGGCCTCGGGTGTTCTTCGCTTCCTCCATGAGACGCAGGAAGCCCTGACCGAGATTCCACACGGGGCCAGTGCCCAGGTAGGCGATCAAGGATGCCGTCAATCCAATCGCGAGGAGTTTCGTGATCGGCTCGGGCGCGACGAGCATGACGAGCGCGGTGCCGACCAGGGAAACAACCATGGCCCGAAGCGCGGCCGGATTCGTCAGGTCTCCCACCGCCTCCGCAACTCCATCCCAGACCGTGTCGAAGGCGAAGAAGAGCGCCATCGTGCGCCGGGCCATGGGTTCTCGCGGGAATCCATCCGCGAACAGGCCCAGGTCATGTGAAGGGGGCACCTGGCGTCCCTGTACACCGTCGACGATTCCTCCGGAGGAGGCGAGCAATGAGTATCGGCCGTCCTGCCCGGGCGCTCCACGAGCGATGTTCAGCTCCATGTCGAGCACGAGCCGCGCGACGGCACTCTTGAACTCCTTGTCGTCAATCTCGACCGGGTCGGATTCGATTGGCGTATAGGCAATCAGTCGTCCCTGGCCCGTGTCCAGGTTAACGACCCGTGTCGTCGCACATCCCGACGAGAGCAGCAGCAGCAACGCGACGATTCCTAGACCCTTCATGGTGCTCCCCCCGGGATGGTTCTCCTGCGCACCAGAGGCGCGGCGTCGTTTATCAGCCGCAGTCAGCGGCGCAGTAGCTGGGCATGCCGGCCACCTCCGCCGACTCGCACACCCCGTTGCCGCACGTGTAGATGTCCGTGGTCTTCATGCGCGTGGCGAGAGGCCTGTAGGTTTTGCCACCGTAGGAACACGAGGTGTAGAAACTGTTGGTCGCGTCCGGGGTGCAGTACGTCGAGCAACTCCCCACGAACACCATGGGCAGGCACTGTGAGGGCGTAGGCACGCCTGGAAGCCCACACACGCGTGGACTGCTCTGGTTGCTGGCGAGGGTCAATCCATCATTGCCGCCGAAGACGCCCGTCTCTCCATCGAAGAGGTTGCCAAAGAAGCACGCCTCGCGAACGCTGTAGTTGGTGTCTTCCTGGAGGCTGACAGGCAGCACATTGCCCGCGCCGTCGAGGCCTCTCAGGGAGATGGTGACGTGGATGCCGAACTTGTTGGAGTGCGCCGCCATGCAGGCGCTCACCACCTGTTGCTCGTAGTCGGTCGCTTTCTCGCCACCGCTCCAAGAGGGCGCGAGCCCCAGCAGTCCATCCCACCGGTAGGAGGTCCCCGTGCTCGTGTCCGTGAACGTGCGGGACTCCCCCGCGGGTACCGCGCACGCCACCACGTACTTCATCACCTCGGCGCGCAGCGCCCGGTCTACCTGGAACCAGCTGGCGAAGTCTTGTGTTGAGAGCCCGTTGAGGTTCAGCCCGTTGAGGTTCAGCCCGTTGAGGTTCAGCCCGTTGAGGTTCAGCCCGTTGAGGTTCAGCCCGTTGCCGTGTTCCACCTCTCGGGCCGTGCTCGCGAGTGCTTCCTGTTCCTCGTAGGAGCCCTCCGCGGGCCCGCATGCAACGGCGCACATCAGCGCCAGCGTTGTCCACCCCACCCACCCCGCCGCCCGAAGTTCTCCGCCACCGCGCCGAGACTCAATGGTCTGCTTCAGCATGGGCACTACCTCCTGCGTTCGGATGTGGATGCCTTGGATGTGTTGACCGCCCCCCCACGTGGAGTCCTCGGAAACGGCCCGACAGGTCGCCCTCCACGTCTTCACTGTGACTCAAGTGAAAGCCGGATAAAAGGATACCCGGTTAGAGCCGGGATTTCAGGTTTGACGGAAAACAGCTGGAACGTTCCAGGTGGCGACGCGCACGCGCTCGGTGTCGCTCAGTGGAAGTTCTGCGCGTACCTGGGGGAGGAGCTTCGGGCGGACACACGGGGGGCCCGGAGGGCCGCACCCCGTCGACCAGGAGATGGAGGGAGAGCGGAATGCGCGGGTCAGGCGCGCGTGGCGGCGGGCGTGATTCCGAAGCCGCTCGCGTCGCGCACCGACCAGTCCGCGATGTCCGTCAGCGGTCCGCCGGTGATGTCGATGCCCTCGGGGCCTCGGCGGGCATCCACCTGGCCGACATGGGCACAGGACTGCACGCTCACGCGCGTGCCCCGCGCGCGGGCCTGGGCGCGCTCGTGCATCTGGCGCGCGGTGTCCAGCAGCTCCAGCACGTCCGTGGGGGGCGGCTCGTCCAGCAGGCGCACGCCCAGCAGCGCCATGCCCGTCTGCACGGCGAGCACGAAGCCCGCGGCGCGCAGGTCCTGCTCCAGTCCGTCGAGCACCTCGGACACGGTGGTGTAGGCGGCGTCGTCCTCGGCGCCCTCCTCGATCACGACCTCGGCGTGCAGGGCGAAGGCCCGCACGCTTCGGCTGGTGGAGGTGATGCGCGTGGTGGACGCGGGCAGCACCGCCTCGCGCAGCGCGGTGCGGAAGGTGTCCACGTCCGGGTAGCGGCGATCGGCTTCC from Melittangium boletus DSM 14713 includes the following:
- a CDS encoding peptide MFS transporter; the protein is MQTPASPPSSPPIRAEDGAVLPAEPRGFFGHPRGLSTLFFTEMWERFSFYGMKALLILFMTATAAQGGLGFDTNKASAIYGLYTSAVYLTALPGGWLADRFIGQRRAVLVGGIIIALGHFSMALPGVSFFYLGLVLIVTGTGLLKPNISAMVGGLYAPDDARRDAGFSIFYMGINIGVSVAPLVLGYLGENVSWHAGFGLAGVGMVLGLIQYVVGAKHLGTVGLPSRPAAEDSTPAHTGSRGVALAMGAALVVLMGGLQALGVVDVTSAVGLANAVLVIIVALSLAVFGYLFTAGGLDASEKKRLGVIGVFFLGSFIFWAGFEQAGSSLNLFARSLTDREVFGWTMPASFLQSVNGMFIITLAPVFAWLWVRLSRRGLEPSSPAKFALGLMMLGAGFLVMVAASHAAASGQKVSPLWLVLTYLLHTFGELCLSPVGLSTVTKLAPQRTVGQMMGVWFMSMALGNLIAGRVAGQFESMPLPQLFGQVAAVTLFAGGVLIAAVGPLRRMMGGVR
- a CDS encoding YqjF family protein, translating into MKAVHSFLEFRVSESPADIDRIAPTRRPDERPVMYQRWRHLLFLHWSLPVEVLAPLLPDGLTLDTFEGRAWVGLVPFTMRGVRPRGLPAVGFLSNFHETNVRTYVHFQGKDPGVWFFSLEAANAIAVRLARAWFKLPYHYARMSLDIGPGGESFAYRSERRWPPPAPATCSVRCTPRGPAAPSIPGSFQHFLVERYFLYSHARGELYRGQVHHSPYQVRQADVEGLDETLLAASGLPRPPEAPLAHFSEGVDVEVFRLRRVEREPRYLLPSTVR
- a CDS encoding imm11 family protein yields the protein MHDAMERHFFELTIDVYVPGRWYFKTPTTTSGDPIDNPWVFTSGKPIEPPGRLFVPLSRQGKPLDFTSAGVGLTPIVSARVASVFREMAPDDTQLFQVEVEGQSEPYHLLIAAREVRCIDDTACDEVRRWTSEDGRPDRVDEYHVISGLRIDKSKVGDARVFRPWGYHTALIVSGEIKEALERTGIVGGRFVEV
- a CDS encoding AHH domain-containing protein, with protein sequence MKGLGIVALLLLLSSGCATTRVVNLDTGQGRLIAYTPIESDPVEIDDKEFKSAVARLVLDMELNIARGAPGQDGRYSLLASSGGIVDGVQGRQVPPSHDLGLFADGFPREPMARRTMALFFAFDTVWDGVAEAVGDLTNPAALRAMVVSLVGTALVMLVAPEPITKLLAIGLTASLIAYLGTGPVWNLGQGFLRLMEEAKNTRGLSELKDSGHRFGKVLGDNGARVLVIVALSALGGKSALAAQGPKMPGFAQAALRARTEGGFQLSGALAGEVRSIALPSAAVLNITLAPTAVAAVAMGPGSGIQGDPEGHIHHICTDKNDVSDASGGPWTPVFESYFEQAGMSLGDTANLVRIKGHKGPHPREYHEEVLRRIDLTMRGCRGAAQCRAVLVEELTNIARDLTTAGTKLRKLITRNPDA